A genome region from Gemmatimonadota bacterium includes the following:
- a CDS encoding aspartate/tyrosine/aromatic aminotransferase: MFESLTMAPADPIIGLTEAFKNDPNPNKINLGVGVYKDGDGNTPIFASVKTAEERLLAHEDTKNYLGIEGDEAYNKAVQELLWGTEHEILTSGRAGTAQAPGGTGALRIAGDFIHQHYPHARVWLSDPTWANHPKIFESASVPTATYRYYNPASFGLDFDALIQDLGQIPAGDVVLLHGCCHNPTGVDPSPEQWAQIADVVADRGIIPLVDFAYQGLGNGLVEDAVGLQSLSRPGCELLVASSFSKNFGLYRERTGALTIVGKNATTVEKAMSHIKICIRTNYSNPPSHGAQAVATVLNDPALRAQWDGEVKAMRDRINNMRTLFVDTLETKGVRRDFSFIAHQRGMFSFSGLTPEQVEALRERYSIYIVSSGRINVAGMTRDNIGPLCEAIAEVIDE, from the coding sequence ATGTTCGAATCCCTCACAATGGCCCCTGCGGATCCCATTATAGGATTGACCGAAGCATTCAAAAACGACCCAAACCCCAACAAAATAAACCTCGGCGTTGGCGTGTACAAAGACGGCGACGGCAACACGCCAATATTCGCCTCTGTAAAAACAGCAGAAGAACGCCTACTCGCACACGAAGACACCAAAAATTATCTCGGCATAGAAGGCGACGAAGCGTATAACAAAGCCGTCCAGGAACTCCTCTGGGGAACAGAACACGAAATACTCACCAGTGGCCGCGCGGGAACAGCCCAGGCACCAGGCGGCACGGGCGCATTGCGCATTGCCGGCGATTTCATCCATCAGCACTATCCCCATGCCCGCGTATGGCTGAGCGACCCCACCTGGGCAAACCACCCTAAAATTTTTGAATCTGCCAGCGTACCCACAGCGACCTACCGCTATTACAACCCCGCGTCTTTCGGCCTGGACTTTGACGCACTCATCCAGGACCTCGGGCAAATCCCCGCAGGCGATGTCGTCTTATTACACGGATGTTGTCACAACCCCACCGGCGTCGATCCCTCTCCCGAGCAATGGGCGCAAATAGCCGATGTCGTCGCAGACCGCGGCATCATCCCACTCGTTGACTTTGCCTATCAGGGCCTGGGCAATGGCCTCGTCGAAGACGCCGTCGGCCTCCAATCTCTCAGCCGCCCCGGCTGCGAACTCCTCGTCGCCAGTTCCTTCTCCAAAAACTTTGGCCTCTACCGCGAACGCACGGGCGCATTGACCATCGTAGGGAAAAACGCCACCACCGTTGAAAAAGCGATGAGCCACATCAAAATCTGCATCCGCACAAATTATTCCAACCCGCCATCGCACGGCGCACAGGCAGTCGCAACAGTCCTCAACGACCCCGCCTTGCGGGCACAATGGGACGGCGAAGTAAAAGCCATGCGCGACCGCATCAACAACATGCGCACCCTATTTGTGGATACCCTCGAAACAAAAGGCGTGCGGCGCGACTTTTCGTTTATCGCACACCAGAGAGGAATGTTTTCTTTCTCCGGATTGACCCCCGAGCAAGTAGAAGCATTGCGCGAGCGATATTCGATATACATCGTCAGTTCGGGACGCATCAACGTGGCGGGCATGACAAGGGACAACATCGGGCCATTGTGCGAAGCGATAGCGGAAGTGATAGACGAATAG